A window from Citrus sinensis cultivar Valencia sweet orange chromosome 3, DVS_A1.0, whole genome shotgun sequence encodes these proteins:
- the LOC102616398 gene encoding putative indole-3-acetic acid-amido synthetase GH3.9 yields MHYGKKLEYKGEEALKEIEKLTAKADEVQNNLLREILIRNGETEYLRKYLRGSKDVSDFKRCVPVSTYKNIYPYIQRIAISGEDSSLISGHPITEMLCSSGTSAGEPKLMPSIAEDLDRRTFLYNLIMPIMNQYICGLDEGKAMYFYFVKAEMSTPSGLPTRTVLTSYYKSKHFKCRTRDPYNDFTSPDPAILCNDSNQSMYCQLLAGLIHRHQVLRLGAVFASALLRAISFLERNWFQLCNDIRSGRLDLTITDPGCRSSTLSLLTSPNPTLADEIEEICSRPSWKGILCQLWPRAKYIEAVVTGSMAQYIPSLEYYSAGKLPLVGTMYASSECYFGVNLKPLSNPADVSFTLLPNMCYFEFLPLGGENGTLLSMEFNEEEEVPNDKLVDLGHVRVGHYYELVVTTFAGLNRYRIGDVLQVTGFYNRAPQFRFICRRNVVLSIDNDKTNEEDLHKSVTIAKNLLEPYSALLVEYTSYADTSTVPGHYVLYWEIQIVDSPALPLDHQKVLEECCIAVEEQLDYVYRRCRSHDKSVGPLEIRVVEPGTFETLMDLLVSQGGSINQYKTPRCIKSNNAALMLLDSHVKDSFFSPRDPKWIP; encoded by the exons ATGCATTACGGGAAGAAACTGGAGTATAAAGGTGAGGAGGCATTGAAGGAGATTGAAAAGCTAACAGCAAAAGCCGATGAAGTGCAAAATAATCTTTTGAGAGAGATCTTAATACGAAATGGAGAAACTGAGTACTTGCGCAAGTATTTGAGAGGTTCAAAAGATGTATCTGATTTCAAGCGATGCGTTCCTGTTAGTACCTACAAGAATATTTATCCTTATATCCAAAGAATAGCTATTAGTGGTGAAGACTCTTCACTTATTTCCGGACACCCCATTACTGAAATGTTATGCAG TTCGGGGACTTCTGCAGGAGAGCCAAAGCTGATGCCATCGATAGCAGAAGATCTTGACCGTCGAACCTTCCTCTATAATCTCATCATGCCAATCATGAACCA GTACATTTGCGGATTAGATGAAGGCAAGGCTATGTACTTTTACTTTGTCAAGGCTGAAATGTCCACACCCAGTGGCTTGCCCACTCGTACTGTGCTCACCAGCTACTACAAAAGCAAGCATTTCAAGTGCCGAACACGCGACCCGTATAACGACTTCACTAGCCCAGACCCAGCCATCTTGTGCAATGACAGCAACCAAAGCATGTACTGCCAGTTGCTAGCTGGTCTAATCCATCGTCACCAAGTCCTGCGGCTAGGTGCCGTGTTTGCATCAGCTCTTCTTCGAGCTATATCTTTTCTCGAGCGTAATTGGTTTCAGTTATGCAATGATATCCGCTCAGGTCGGCTTGATCTTACGATCACTGACCCCGGATGCCGTTCCTCGACGTTGTCCCTACTAACATCGCCAAACCCCACTCTCGCCGACGAGATTGAGGAAATTTGTAGCCGTCCATCATGGAAAGGAATCTTGTGTCAACTTTGGCCTAGGGCTAAGTACATTGAGGCTGTAGTCACTGGCTCTATGGCACAATATATACCATCCCTGGAGTATTATAGTGCAGGGAAGTTGCCCTTGGTGGGCACCATGTATGCTTCATCTGAGTGTTACTTCGGTGTAAATTTGAAACCCTTGAGTAATCCTGCTGACGTCTCGTTTACCCTCTTGCCTAACAtgtgttattttgaatttttgccATTGGGAGGTGAGAATGGCACGCTGCTTTCAATGGAATTTAATGAAGAAGAGGAGGTGCCAAACGATAAGCTTGTTGATTTGGGGCATGTTAGAGTCGGCCATTACTATGAATTGGTTGTCACCACTTTTGCCG GGCTGAATCGATATCGAATTGGCGATGTACTCCAAGTGACTGGATTCTACAATCGGGCGCCACAATTTCGATTCATATGCAGGAGAAATGTTGTTTTGAGCATAGACAATGACAAAACCAACGAAGAAGATTTGCACAAAAGCGTGACTATTGCTAAAAACTTATTAGAACCTTACAGTGCGCTACTTGTAGAATACACAAGCTATGCTGATACATCGACTGTGCCCGGCCACTATGTATTATACTGGGAGATTCAAATAGTGGACTCGCCAGCACTCCCACTTGATCATCAGAAGGTACTTGAAGAGTGTTGCATTGCTGTCGAAGAACAACTTGATTATGTGTACAGGCGCTGCCGTTCGCATGATAAATCCGTTGGACCGCTCGAGATACGTGTTGTCGAACCTGGCACCTTTGAGACGCTGATGGATTTGCTTGTTAGCCAAGGCGGATCCATCAATCAGTATAAGACTCCACGCTGCATCAAGTCGAATAATGCTGCGCTTATGTTGCTTGATTCTCATGTCAAGGATTCATTCTTTAGCCCTAGGGATCCCAAATGGATCCcttaa
- the LOC102616111 gene encoding ferritin-like catalase Nec2: MATRYYSFVVALHLTLMNILFGMVVGAAAPASRGPIEANDKDLIQVALNLEFLETEFFLNGALGRGLDSIEPEMAAGGPPPTGASKANLDHTTYRIIEEFGYQEIGHLRAIVTTVGGFARPQIDLSRQNFANIFDQAVGYKLTPPFDPYSNTVNYLLASYVIPYVGLVGYVGTIPNLVNCTSRSLVAGLLGVESGQDAVIRTLLYERADQIVVPYKMTVAEFTDRISALRNRLGKRGNKDEGLRVPRRLGAENRTDSNILSANANSLSYSRTPPEILRIVYGTGSENKPGGFFPNGGNGAVAKRFLAAL, encoded by the exons atggcaactCGATACTATTCTTTCGTTGTAGCTTTGCATCTTACATTAATGAATATTCTTTTTGGCATGGTCGTCGGTGCTGCAGCTCCAGCTTCCCGCGGACCAATCGAAGCCAACGATAAGGATCTTATTCAAGTAGCTCTGAATTTGGAGTTCTTAGAAACTGAATTCTTCTTAAATGGTGCACTCGGCAGAGGACTTGACAGTATAGAGCCAGAGATGGCAGCGGGTGGTCCTCCTCCGACTGGCGCCAGCAAGGCCAACCTTGACCATACTACATATCGGATCATTGAGGAATTCGGTTATCAGGAGATTGGTCATCTCAG GGCTATCGTAACAACAGTTGGTGGATTTGCAAGGCCTCAGATAGATCTCAGCCGTCAAAATTTCGCCAATATATTTGACCAAGCAGTTGGTTACAAACTCACTCCTCCATTCGACCCTTATTCCAACACTGTCAATTATCTCTTAGCAAGCTATGTCATCCCTTATGTGGGACTCGTCGGTTATGTTGGCACCATTCCCAACCTTGTCAACTGCACTTCTCGTAGT tTAGTTGCAGGGCTCTTAGGAGTGGAGTCTGGACAAGATGCAGTAATACGGACGTTACTATACGAGAGGGCTGACCAGATTGTGGTTCCTTATAAGATGACAGTAGCTGAATTCACTGACCGTATCTCCGCCCTTAGGAACCGGCTTGGCAAGCGCGGAAACAAAGATGAGGGCCTAAGGGTGCCACGGAGACTTGGCGCTGAGAACAGGACAGATAGTAACATTCTATCAGCCAATGCTAATTCCCTATCCTACTCTCGAACTCCGCCGGAGATTTTAAGGATTGTGTACGGAACTGGCAGTGAAAATAAGCCAGGAGGATTTTTTCCCAATGGTGGCAACGGGGCAGTTGCCAAGAGGTTTCTTGCTGCACTTTAA
- the LOC102615816 gene encoding bifunctional protein FolD 2, translating to MAAPSDQKATIIDGKAVAQTIRSEIAEEVRLLSEKYGKVPGLAVVIVGGRKDSQSYVSMKRKACAEVGIKSFDIDLPEQVSEAELISKVHELNAMPDVHGILVQLPLPKHINEEKVLGEISLEKDVDGFHPLNIGKLAMKGRDPLFLPCTPKGCLELLKRSGVTIKGKRAVVVGRSNIVGLPVSLLLLKADATVTIVHSHTPDPESIVREADIVIAAAGQAMMIKGSWIKPGAAVIDVGTNAVDDSTKKSGYRLVGDVDFHEACKVAGCVTPVPGGVGPMTVAMLLRNTLDGAKRVIEL from the exons ATGGCGGCACCGTCAGATCAGAAGGCCACCATAATCGACGGCAAAGCCGTCGCTCAGACCATCCGATCTGAAATCGCAGAAGAAGTCCGCCTCCTTTCTGAAAAATATGGCAAG GTGCCTGGACTGGCAGTAGTAATAGTGGGTGGCAGAAAAGACTCTCAAAGCTATGTGAGCATGAAGAGAAAGGCTTGTGCTGAAGTTGGGATTAAGTCTTTTGACATAGACCTCCCCGAGCAAGTCTCCGAGGCCGAGCTTATCAGCAAGGTTCACGAGCTTAACGCAATGCCTGATGTACATG GTATATTGGTTCAACTTCCATTGCCGAAGCATATAAATGAAGAGAAAGTTTTAGGTGAGATAAGCCTTGAGAAGGATGTTGATGGCTTTCATCCTTTGAACATTGGCAAGCTCGCAATGAAAGGCAGAGACCCCCTCTTCCTTCCTTGCACGCCCAAG GGATGCCTTGAACTTCTGAAACGAAGTGGTGTTACTATAAAGGGTAAAAGGGCTGTTGTGGTGGGTCGAAGTAACATTGTTGGACTCCCAGTTTCATTGCTGCTGCTGAAAGCTGATGCCACTGTAACCATAGTCCATTCACATACCCCTGATCCTGAAAGTATCGTTCGTGAAGCTGACATTGTTATTGCTGCAGCCGGACAAGCAATGATG ATCAAGGGAAGTTGGATCAAGCCTGGTGCTGCTGTTATTGATGTTGGAACAAATGCTGTCGATGACTCGACCAAGAAGTCAGGCTATAGGTTAGTGGGAGATGTGGATTTCCATGAAGCGTGTAAAGTAGCTGGATGTGTAACTCCTGTTCCAGGTGGTGTGGGCCCAATGACTGTTGCTATGCTACTCAGGAATACCTTGGATGGTGCAAAGCGTGTGATCGAGCTGTAA